cgatccaaaggagttgggTGGTATAAATATTCACAACGGCTAAAGCAACTTAAGATAATGGATTTTaacttaggattcacgtgcattgACCAGATTGGTAGTAGGCGCGGGGATGTTGAAGGAGCTAGGTAAATTGGATCTAGTTTACTTGGTCtagactatacgaagttggtagtagtctttgtatagcggcttaattctgagagtattcaaaactgaactaggtcccgggggttttctacatttgtagtttcctcgttaacaaaattttgttgtgtacTTTTACTTTACTTTTACTTAGTTCAGTCCGAACTTATACTATATATCAAGTGTACATCTTGTGCctgctatcttcttgacagtctccGTCTATATTAGGTCACGCAAGGTATGTGTCATATaagttgatatcgaaaatattatggtgtacttAGTACCGTCTTCATTTAATTTTCATAATAAAAAGTACAAATAAGTTGTATGTTAAGACTCAAGAATATTTTACTGAGAATATCCAAGGAGTTTCTTGTTTACTTTAATCCGGACTAAAGTTCAAGTAAGGAATTGTCTATAAGTTTTGTAACGAAAAATTTGATGGTAGACTTGGTATCCCACCCTCTCCTATTGAAAAAGCGTTGGTAATTAGAATAAAACCAGCGATGCACCGTATTCATTTATGAATGTTGGTAGATTGCATCGATGACATTATTTAGTTATTTGACTTTCAGTTTTCTTCTGTGTTTATAGTTTGGAGTCTTTGGACAATATATACTAGGGTTGTCGTGCATAGTATCGACCAAAGGGGAGAAACGATCTAGACTTGAAAGTTCCTCAAGGTACTTAGAATTCGGCAATAAGCAAATATGAGAATTACAAACACATGGGATGATCCGCTGAGCAATGAACATAGATGAGAATTTGAAATAATCCATATGAATTGTATAATtttaattatcaaaaaataaaagattGCATTCGTAATATCTTAACTTGTTATAATAATAGAATATTAGCTGTAGAATAGTTACAACAATGTCCCAATGCTCGTGTTCAGGTTTGTCCCTCTCACCCCACCCCCATCCCTCCCAAGGCAGCAGTCATCTAGTTTATCATATTAATACCTCAAATCCTTATAAGATTTCGGGTATCAAAGATCTATcatgtaaaagatagtctgactgGTATACATAAAGGCCAAGTGAAGTCTACAAAGTCGTAACATAGTTATGTTTCACGAAGAAACCAAGGTATTTAGAGGATGATTCCAGTCGTAGCTAGTATACATCGTGCAGGGCTTGAGATTCTACTTTGAGAGAATCATCTATTTATAATGAAACATGCTAGATTGCTTAAGGTTCAAGAAAATTTTCTTATAATCAAAGCAAGTTCGTGAACTAGTTTCCATGTTCAAGAATTACTTGGATCACAAGCAAACTAAAGTTCTCAACATAGATTGATTCCAAATAATGGAAACCGTCATGTGAAAAGTTTTCcttgtaatacaaaaagaatgtgCACTTTTGTCGACTAAGGAACCGTGCATAAAAAGTCAACTCACGAATATCCAAGTATGGTTGGTGAACCATCAAGCAATACTGGAGTTCAATAACACCCCAAAAACAGATGAGTTCGTGAACTAAGAAAAGTGATTTGCGAACTCAGTATATGTGACGTGTCCAAGAACATACCCAAATTGCATAGTTCGTGAACACGCCAAATATCAAAAAGTATCGAGGAACACCTTGAACTTGCATAGTTCACAAACTGAGAAATCAGTTTGTGAATAGTGGTGCACCTTGGAGTTCAGTAACATCAATAAATTGTATAGTTCGCAAACTAAAAACTCAATTTGTGAAGAAAAGTACAATTTGATGTTTTTAGGCTTATAGTTCACAGACATACTTTTTTTAACAATAATATTATTCTCAACATTTAAAGTGATAAGTCCTATGCACATACAATGCTTGAGTTCATGTTTCAAGATTTTTCAAGTACAAGCTTGAATGTAAAACTTCTTCCTTATGATTCATCATATAGTAAAGCCATATGATATTGTCTttgaagatagaatggtaaaaaTAATGAGTAAAtaagtcttcacatatctttgttgatgaagttttgtaGATGCCTCCGTctgttcttcagtcttcaaccTTTGATGGTATTTGGTGATTTCTAGTACTCAACTATCATGCTctaatcctagtatgagactgactctaataggctataaatcaagatacaGATTTAACCATCTAACATTGATgaaaagcttgacataccaatactTGCGGCTCAACCAAGCGACATTGTAATATGGATCTTGATTTCAAAGAGTTGATACTTGATGGTTTGGTCTTTTCcaatttgatgatttttgttgtaATATACTTTTCCAATTAATCTAACATTAAACTTATAGTGGGATTTTCTACcaagttagcaattcgggattcggtaaacgtacggaacgacaaacgtacgagtattaggCGGTTTTGTAAaacccagattcggtccaaaattcggtcaacgggacgtgagtcgtcagtaattcggaacggcatccTCGCAAATACGATAGTGTCTCGATCCGGATTGTGGTGAAATAATGAGGTTTTGTGAGTTTGACTCTAAGTAAACTTTTGTGcattgttgtttgttgttgttttctgatCGCCATAAGTATCGGCCATGTTTCCGCCACTAAAACTACCACATTCATGGAGAAGCCAACCAGGCGATGGATGCAGTAGCAAATCAGGCAGCAGGCAtaagtcttttttcttttttttgacgaTATCTTAATTATTACAGTAAATTCAAATATTTTAAAGTGTACAAGAGAAGATGGCTAAATGGGATTGAAAGCAGTACGCTATACTTACAAAACAAACAGCATTCAATTTTAATTAGATAGTATGACTATCAACCACTATGTAAGAGCACTAAAAAAATCAAGTTATAAGAAAAATTAAATTTTGTGATAGCCTAGCTGGCCTGGTCCATAAGACGGCTCTGACAGTCTAAATACAAAGGATCGTGCTTGGTGAATAAGTATGTGTCAGTTAATCCTTAGATATTCGAACAGCCAAGCCGGTAGGAGTGTTAAAGGTTTTCAGGTGACCAGAGCCGATCAGATCCCGCAGATGAAAGCGTGTGTCAAGCATAGACATGCGGAAGCGCTTCATTTCCAAAGGAGCCATCAACATCTCTTTGTACTTCCTGCGGCTTAAGAACGAGAGGAGCTCTTTTCTTCCCTGGAACAATCAAGGAGATGTCACATCAAGAGAAAGTGGGAAAGATTGCTCTAACCTACAAGTCCTGGTTCATATTTTCGGTGTTCACTAGCTGATTATTGATCATAGAATGCTGTTTACGTGTTAATAAAGGATAGATGAGAATAATTAAAAATTTTGAGACAGGTTTGGTTCATATTGTTTTGGTTTTGACTCCTTGAAcatccaagtatctagctagaaCTGAAAAAAATACTGTATACCAATTAAACGAGTTACCTGTAAGAGGCTCTTAAGCACTGAACCAATGTTCGGGATCGCAAACCAATACATATTTGAATCAACTAACTGCCTGGTCTGTAAAGAAAGATGAATATTTAGAGATAATAAAGCTAGCGACATCCccaattcaaagaaagaaaaaaaaaagaagaagagagaaactgCTAGAATCTCGGAGGTCAATTATTTAAACACAACATTGATGAAATTAAATAACATAAACTCAGCCAGCAATGGTAATGAAATTAAATAGAATCCCGGATATCACAAATACAAAATCAGAATTGATCCAAGCTTCCGAATCCTATATTCTTATTCGGTCAGCAAACCTTGGTAGAGAGAGCCACACTCGTAAAAAAATAACAAGATGAAATACTGCCTTTATGCATGCATACCGAGGATTTTAAATGAACATTCCATTATTGAATAACATTGATGACATAAATTTCAGCATCTACTCACAAGTAAGCCAGCATTGATCAAGACTGTTATGTGTGCATCCTTCACCTTGCCACCCAGAGCTAATAGTAAACACTGCATGCAGTAAAGAGTACCAAAATTGTAAAGAGGAAAAGACTAATTCATGTAAGCAGTTAAGCAGTTAAGCTAATAACAAACTTCCAACTAATGGGCCTTTGGAAACAATAAGGTACCACAGCAACCAGAACCAAATTGCGGTACGAATTATGTTGAATGATCTTGCTTCTACGTTTAAGTTTCTAACAAATCAGAACTTTCATGATTTTAAGTGTCATATTCATATCTTCTCTCAATAAACAAAAGACCATTCCTATTTATCTCCTCTTTGTCTTCTAGACCATCAAAGTTTACTTATTTTCCTATGCTAGTAAGCCTGAAACCAAAACCATCTAATTGGCTTACTTTAGCCCATTACCAATTAAGTAGTCAGATCTACAAGTTTGTATGTGCTTTTCTCTCATAATTCATAGTCGGCATGTTTACATGTTCATATAGTTCCACTCAGTGGACATACTTTTAATGGATGCAACATCATCCTATGACAGTTATACAGAAGTTTCCTTTTATTTTGTAAAGTATAGGTGGTTTGAAGGCTAAAGAGAACATAAACGAAACGAAGGTAAGTATGCTGCAACCAGTAACACCAATTGGCAGGTTTTTCCTTTCTTGTCAGGTATTCCCTTTCAATCTGTGCCTCGTATGTACGCTTATTTTTTCAGCGTTCTAATTCTGTTCAGGTGTCTGCTTTGTTTGTTAGTACTTTATTTTCTATATAGGTGTAGGAAAGAATCTGAACCTAGATacaacaaaaatattaaaaagatAAAACTGACTGATTAGATCAATCTTGCATGAACAACATCAAATAGATTTAGGCGATAAATGAAACtggtaggagatagaatagggtGAAGCATAATGACAGCCTTTTAATCTTCATGGTAGCTTCAATCTCAAGAGGTTACATGTAGTGCTAAGGAACACTCCAGTAATCATAGAAGTGCTTCTCCTTCTTTTTAAAAGGGAGGTGAACTTTACTGGGAAGCTGAGATCAACGAATTAAAAAGAAAGGTTCTTTCAAGTCTCATTTACAACTTTCGCAACGAAGGTCATTAGCAAAAGCTACTATTTCTTCTTACTTTTTAACTGAATGTATAAAGACAGAAGAAGTGCATTTCTCTTTATAAATTTGTGAGCTAAATGTAAAGTTACATACTGTAAACTATCACACGGATTGCAGGCATAATATACCAACATTACACAACTACTCAAATATGTTTTCCAATTATTAAACTATGTAAAGAAATCAATTGAAAAGTGGGTCTGTGATAAGATAACTCACCAACTCTTGATGGCTTATACTAGGATCCAGCTTGGAATCAATAACATAATTTTTGAACCAATCAAAAACCGCAACATCATCTTCCTTTTTTGCTTCTATCCTTCTCATAACAATTcctatcttttcaaaaatataaaGGACATGAATAGCAAATAAATACCAACACCAAGAACACGTCAGAATGCTTTCTAGTTTCTGAATTGTGTAGGACAGTATATCAATTTATGAGAGTCTCAACAAATTTTTGTTGAATGCAGTGAACTGTAAAAATAGTTTTGAGGTAATAGAATAGAATCATAAATTTATGcaaagaagaaaatggaaaattacAACAGAAACCAACCTGCATAAGATAGTCCTCTGTGAACATAATACCATGATCATCTTGCCCAGTATTTAGCTTGAATACTCGcaattttttctctttcttcagTGACTGAACGGGAGAAAggacagaagaaaaagaaaaagagaaaataagaaaCAGAAGCTGCCTTCATACTCTCGACTTACACTTAAATAGTTGACATATTTCTTCTACTTTTTTGTAGAGAATTACTCATGAATATGATATATCCATATTCTAGTGAGTGTCTCAAGCAGATAGACCATAGGATGACATGAAGATATTTTTAAAAGTATCAGGATATTTCTAGCTGATGCTGTGGGCATTCTGTGACACTATTTTCAAGGAGAATAAACAGAATCGCCAAAGCAGATCAATACAAGAAACTTCTTTATTCTCCTATTAGCTGCTAAATTGATGGATTTTCTCTTACATGGTCACACTAAAAGAATTAGACCAATATCAATTTActtatcaatttcttcttctaattgagTTAGCAAATAACACAATTTAAAACAGTAATCCAGATCAAATTCGAGAAAAATATCCTGAATCAGAAAGACTATCGAATTATTTTTGTGGGGTTACAGTATAAACGTTGCATCAAATGGAGCCACATCAACTAATGTTATTTGACTCATAGGCTCGTAGTATTGGATTTCGGGGTATAAATATTGTTCTGTCTGACTACCTGTTTAAGCCTTATCAGTATGATTAGGATTTTAATATGTGGTTGAAGAAGAGGATCGGTGAAGAACTAAAAATGAAATACTGAAAAGTTTAAGTAAAGAAGCAAACCTCTATTTCCCTATCCACTTGAGTTCTATCTTTCACACAGCTATAGAGCTGAGACCGTAAAATGAACGGTTGAACTGTCACCTGGGATGCAAAATTCAAAAAAACGCAAAGGAAAAATCAATTGCTAAAACTAGTTGATACAAGAACTGAATGAACGAGTGATGAAATAAGAACTGTTACTGAGATAAAACTAGTCAATACACTCAGACGGTAAAAACTCAAAACAATGCAGAAAAAATAAAACGTTGTGATTTCTGCTCTTCCAAAACAAATGACTCGCAGATTAACAACTCCACTAAAATTATAAACACCATCAAAAGCACACAACAAGCACAATTGATTACCAGGGGTAAGTTACAAGGAAGCACTAAACTTTATCAACAATATGTTCTCACACTCCCTTCACTTACACAGTGAGGTCATCTCAACGAGACAGTAAAAAAATCCACAGAGTAATGTCACCTCAAATACCCTTTCCATTATTGATTAGGTGTGAAAAATACATTGTTCTGACACTACTATTTTTCATATGCAATGTGCATCAATTGCGTCCTCCAAAAGTATAATGAGCAAACATCTCTCTCTGTCGGTCATGCTTTTTAACCCATTAAACCACCAATTTTGAAAGGTGAACTGGGAATACTGATCACATCACTAGTAATCCACTTACAATCAATTAAACACGTGAAATAGAAGAAATCAATAAATGAATTTAGACATCAGGGGATAACAACCTTGAACTCCGCATGCCTAAACTCTAAATGAATATCACATCGTCCACTACATAGTAATCGACATGAATTAGCTGTAAATACCACTAATTAAACAAgacattattatacagtgtcttGTTCAGGCAAAATCTTGAATTTTGAATCATAAATTTGTTTGAAATTGAACAATAAATTGACCAACCTTATCAATAACGGGGAATTGAGCTCGCATTATTCGAAGAGCAATCAGCGTATAACTGAAGGTAAGATTTTGCTCTGTattgacaaaaacaaaaaatcttgtaaattagaaaataccaaacactataggattgaaTAATTCCAACAAAGATATCATCATAAGAATTACCAAGAGACAGGGTTTCAAAATCTGATTCTGAGATTTCAGGTTCTGTTttgttatcatcttcttcttgttctcgTGCAAGTTTCTTCCCGCGGCTCGTCGATTCTGAAATCTTCTCCATTCCCGAGTTCGCAGAACTAATCATAAACCTGCAAGTAGGTAGGTAAACCCAACATTTGACAGAAATACCCCTTGACAGACTTGACTTCTTTGAATTTTGCCTTGATTGTTTGCGCTGGCGGATTGAAGGGTGGTAACGAGAAGTAATTCTGTGAGAGGGATTTGTGTAAAAATTTGCATAAATACGCTTTAAATGGCGGTTGACAAGTACAAATCGGCTTTATTTGGCCCTCCACGAAGGACCGAAGAACTACAATAGTTATTGATGTGTCTTGGAACTTCTTTAAAaacaccaaaaccaaaaccaaaaccaaaaccaaagttATTTTCCAGTAACAAGTACCAGGTCGAGCAGGGATATTGTCTCGTAAAGACCGTATCTTCAAGGGTGCGATGAAATTTTTACACCGATTGTCTGTTGGCCGAGACGCAACTTACCCGAAGGTAAGAGTAATCCTTAACACCTTCCGTGTCTTGTTCGTTTTCAGCACAGGAGGTAGTGTCCCATCACTTCCATGGGATTACGCATTCGCGACCATGTAGGTGATGAGGTCACGTACTCCATGTCCCGGCTGCAGGGCTACGGGGTGATTATTCCCCTTCACGATCCTGCGAGCTGCAGAGCTACTGAGGGATGTCCCCTTTCACAATTATGCCATGACGGTTTACTTGTTCGCGGTTTGCACAGTCCTACTAAGAGAGAAAGATTGAAACGAATAATCAAAGGTAAAGACGGGTCTAGTCACGCACCTCATGTACATACCTCTTTCACGTGGATCGATGTCCTCCACGTTGTTCCGTCGAGCGCCAACTCTCTCTCCAAGCCTCGGTCTTTCAGGTCCCGCTTAATCAGTTCATCTCAGGTTAATTTCGGTCGTCCTCGTTTCTTCATTCTCCCTTCGTCTTGTCCGATGCGTCCTACTCGTACCGGGGCCTCAGGTGGTCTCCGTTGGAGATGCCCGAACCAGCGCAGCCGATGCTGCGTGAGTATCATCTTCATCGATGCTACCCCAAGCTTCCCATGAATAACATCATTTCGAATCTTATCGTGTCTTTTCAGCCCACAAGCCCATCTTTTAAGCATACGGTCCAGTGGTCCACAGTCTCTGCGTCCTAAATGCGCTAACATGTCCATGGTAACCCCTTTATGCCTTAACATGCCCATGGTAGGTAGCAACTTGTAAAAAATAGCTCAGAGGAAAAAAGAAATTTTAGGAGGAATTCTTTTTTGCACAAAAATCTTCTCAAGCTCATAAACTTCAGCTTGAACCGGCACTAGAACTTTATAAACATTTCACTGGTTGCAAAGTGAAGTGAGAAATCTCATATCAAATTTTAACTCCAGAAAAATCGATTCTTTCAGCTACATTTAAACAATGTTACGCACACATCTTATCCCACTCTCAGTTTGGAAAGGTTAGGGAATTTCTCTTTAATACAACCGCCATTAGCCCACCAGTCATGCAATCATTGTTTACTTTAAGCTTCCCACATTTATGAAAATCGTTTATACGTGTAGTATTTTGAACTTTTGCTCGGGTTAACTAATTCATTAGTCAAATTTTGCATTCAGTACCTAAAACTCTAACATTCAAGTAACTTAATCATTTTTATGTTGCCTCAACGACCAAGTATTATAGCTACATAGAAAATCCTGCTTTAGTCCAAAACCTTGGGGGTGTAATAGTGACCCATGCAATTGGAATGTGTTTCGATTTTTACAATCAAAAAATAAGATTAGTTATGTTAAAACCAAGGCTACAAAAGatttaaattaattttatttacttTTCACAAAGTGTTCCTTCTCTTAGTTTTAGGTCATATGCCAAttttccagacaaatttgatATGTAGTTTGGATAGATTTTAGAAGCCAAAGAAAAGTGAATGAACAAGTGGTAAGAATTTTATGGAGTCTAAGTTGTTTTGGATTCGAGAACTTATAtgaaaaatcaataaatatgtATGTTGTTTGTTGTcgttgatgttgatgttgataatCAATGGAGAGGGTTCACGTACAACTTAATTTATATTTGGCAAAGAGAGAACTGATGATTGCAGTGAGGATAACTATATCGTAGGATAAATAACATGCATTTGAAATGTTATGGAGTCTTGGAGTACTAAGATTGATGGTTTTCTACAATAATAACTCATATTTTCACCAACATTGAACACCCACAAGTTGTTCCACAAAATCTGCAATATAAAAACGTATTAAAATTCTTGTTAAAATTGAGTTGATAATTATTATATGAATTGATGGATTATGGCATCTTCTATGTATGCGTGTTTTATGTTAAGTTGTATATAATTGCCAGCCCAGgtgatttttatgaaaattttaCTTCCAAAGCTAACTTCAAGCTTTCAAGAAAAAAACTAGACTTTCCAACCAAAGAAATTAGCTAAGAAATACCAATTAGTAAGTGTGTAGAAAGTTCGACTTGATATCAAAAGAAAACAATGAATGAACCAAAAGTAATCGGAGTTATGGACTGGCTCATTAAACTTTTAACTTCATCACCAATATCAGAAGAGTAAAATTGAGGTATTAAATATTTGCAGGTTCACGAGTTCaaggaaataggttctcaaacttaaataaaaataaGTTACAAGAACATAAACCTTTGTTAGGTTCGCAAATTCACCATAATAGATTTGCGAACTTAAATGATCTAGAGTCTCAAGATGATTCTCTtgtactaggttcgcgaacttaccTACATTTCGCGAACTCAAATCCCACCAAATCGCGGGATGAACTTTCCTTCTATTTGTTTGCGAACTCAAAAGACAAAAAAGTTCTGATAAATTCTCTAGAATAGGTTCATAAACTCACTGTAAGGGGTTTGCAAACTCAAAGACTTTATTTGACTGATATTTTGAGTTTTACAAGCTTATAGTTTCGAAAACTTAATTCTTGGGTTTGTgaattcaagtgattgaaaatCATTAGTAGTAAACTACCGAAACAAAACCTTACGAACTCAAGAAAGATTTTGCAAGCCTTGAGATTTTTCATCAACCCTTGTGCTTTTATCTCAAGTTATTTTCAAGTTATAGACAAACATGTGCTTGGAAGGAGAAACATCACTAGACTTAGCAAGAACTTAATCCGTAATCAGATCTTCTTTGAATATGATCATATACGtaagttttcaacttttgttatgaTGGATGAAAATGAGTTCAAAAGGAAAATCCATTCTTCGTTACTCAccttgatgaagttcttcaaaatGATGTCTTCGTGTGATTTTCAATTCTTCATCCTCAAGAGTAACTTGGATATCTTGCCACTGCATTTAGTCTCTTCGTTAGATTGACATTATCTTACAATTTTCGTTGgtagttttaatattttttcggcagtattttcctcacgaagaacaCTTCATTCCAATATATAACTTATTCATATATTTGATTGACTCTTACCCATTGACCACCAGTTTGGATTATTTTTACTATAGTGGGTTTTTACTATTCATGAGCTAGGAATTATATGATTTCATGATTAATTATTTGCAATCTTGATCATCACGCATTTCCGAGTTCCGCGTTTCTTCAGTGAACATTGCAGAAATGTTTAGCCAAAAACCCAGATATGACACGACTTGATTGAGATACTTTCTATAGTTTGAAAAACATATGCCTTACTAATATATAAATCCTCTTATGGAGCCACTTAGGACCATAAACTCTAGAAGGCATTTTTCGTAATTAAAGTGAGATAAACAAGAAATGTAAGTGAAATTATAAGAAATTTTGGGTACAAAAGGTGTGATTTTGGAATGGAAAATATTTGAATTTATGGATGATGGAAATGAAACCGTTGGATGAACTAGTTTTTATCGGCTCAGGCAGGCCGATAATTTCAACCTAGACTTGGCCGACCGACGAAGCTTCAACGATCAACTCAACTTGAGACTGAGCATTTGtccatccttttttttttctcagtaATAACAGATTTTATTAAAACCAAAGAATATATAAGCGATTTACAAAAAAAACCAGAGGGCACCataaagcaaaaacaaaaattacCTTCCTCTTTTAGGCACCTATATATCTACAATTTTAACAAACTCTAACATATGACTTCTCTGCATTTTCCAGTTCCCTAAAAAATTCAGGTCTAGCATCAAAAATATGACTTTTCCCTCTATGGAAATTAACTCCTTTTTTAGCTGATTTGTCTGCCGAGAAGTTTACTTCTCTGTAGATGTGTATAAACTTTCAATATGATATATTAGCATGGATTTTTGTCCATCTTGTGACTGCATACCATGGAATCTTATTGTTTTTATATGCACTAATCACTTCTTTTGAGTCAGTTCTGAAGATCAGAGAAGTAAACCCATTTCTCACTGCCCACTCCCTTGCATTCAAAACTACCATAATGTCTCTGCAAAGAAGTTTGTAGCCACTCCCAGCCCACCTTCTAGAAAAATTATTTATATAATCACCTCTAATATTCCTCCCTATGAAGCCATAACCTGCCTCTCCTGGATTCCCTCTTGAAGCCCCATCACAACAAAAGAACACTTGATTATCAGTTGGTAGTTGGaaaaatatctcttttatttttgtacaCCCCACTTTTCTATACTTCAAACCAAAGAATCTTAAAACTTCCACGTCATAAGTTGTATTCCACATAATCCATTTCATTCTCACATCACATTCAAGAGTAAACTTCATTATTCTATTCTTGATTATACCATCATTGAATGTTTCCCCCTCAAAATCACATCCGTTTCTCATGAACCAGATCTCTTTCATAGTTATGAATGCAACATTTCTCCAAATCTCTCCCACTGTTGGGATCTTGTGTTTTGCAAAATTCAGGACTTCCTCAAAAGAGATTGGGTTCACAAATTTAAAGATTCTTCCCAACCACTGTCGTATTTTACAACTTTATTCACACTGCCACAGGATATGCTCTAATGACTCCTCTGATTTTTTACGCAGTACACACCTGGAAGCAAGTATGAAATTTCTATTCTTTAAACTCTCATCAGAAGCACACACTCCTTAATCAATTTTCACAGATTACTTGAAACACTTGAATGGACAGAAGAATTCCATACCTTTTTTGGCCAATTTAGTTTTAGATGCTTTTGTCAGATGCATTGAACTGCTGAGGCTACTGAAAATTCTCCAGTTATGTTTCCACACCAGCCCCTTCTGTCTTCATTATTATTTACTACTGGAAGTTCACTAGTAGAAATCAATTCAGTTAATTCATTTGGAATTACACACTCACCAGAAAGGAGTATATCAGATAGTAGCATGTATGGGTGTTGCAACATGAACTCATTCTCAACAAAAATGAAAGGAGTATATCGGATAATAGCATTTTCCCACCCAGCTTGACCATTTTTCCTATCCAATATAGGGTGGAAATAGACAAATTTACTCATTTACCCAACCCACGACTTGTCATAGAGGAGCAAAATAACTAGGATCCAACCAAGCTTATAGCTCAATAATTTCACATTAATTGTAGCAAAGTCAGGGGCTCAATCACCACCCCGTAGGTTTGTATTAGTGTAGTTGTATAGTTGTGTTTAGAGGCTTGGGCCTGACAGTGGAGCCAGTCCCAAAAAAAAACGATTTGGGCGATTTTTGTGGAGAGGCGATTTGGGAGATTTTGTGCGATTGGAAAAATTGGTGAAGGAATTCGAGTTTCAATTGATCAACTCCGTTCTTCATTGTCTTTTTTAATCTGCACTCTTGGTTGTTTTCCTCTCCTCTGAGCTGCTTTTTCATACACTAATCTTCAACAGTTCCTCTCATCGAGTTTAtca
This genomic stretch from Papaver somniferum cultivar HN1 chromosome 5, ASM357369v1, whole genome shotgun sequence harbors:
- the LOC113283122 gene encoding serine/threonine-protein kinase 19-like isoform X1, whose amino-acid sequence is MISSANSGMEKISESTSRGKKLAREQEEDDNKTEPEISESDFETLSLEQNLTFSYTLIALRIMRAQFPVIDKVTVQPFILRSQLYSCVKDRTQVDREIESLKKEKKLRVFKLNTGQDDHGIMFTEDYLMQIGIVMRRIEAKKEDDVAVFDWFKNYVIDSKLDPSISHQELCLLLALGGKVKDAHITVLINAGLLTRQLVDSNMYWFAIPNIGSVLKSLLQGRKELLSFLSRRKYKEMLMAPLEMKRFRMSMLDTRFHLRDLIGSGHLKTFNTPTGLAVRISKD
- the LOC113283122 gene encoding serine/threonine-protein kinase 19-like isoform X2, producing the protein MISSANSGMEKISESTSRGKKLAREQEEDDNKTEPEISESDFETLSLEQNLTFSYTLIALRIMRAQFPVIDKVTVQPFILRSQLYSCVKDRTQVDREIESLKKEKKLRVFKLNTGQDDHGIMFTEDYLMQCLLLALGGKVKDAHITVLINAGLLTRQLVDSNMYWFAIPNIGSVLKSLLQGRKELLSFLSRRKYKEMLMAPLEMKRFRMSMLDTRFHLRDLIGSGHLKTFNTPTGLAVRISKD